TGGAGCCAGTAAAGTTATTGCTTGGCTTATATTTTTTGTGCCGAGCATGATTACCGGACTGATCTCCTATTTTGTATCGAACTACATTGATAATAATCTTTATAAATCAGAGTTAAATACAAAAGAGGAGCAAGAAACTCCTCCAAGTAAACAAATTGGGAAAGAAATAAGAGAGTCTGCTGGTTTTGGATTAAAGATTCTTGGGTTAATGATCCTGATTGTTCTTGTGATTTTTTTATTGCAATATCTAATCCAATCAACATCATAGCAAACGGCAGGAGAAGTTATGGCCTATTTAAAACGCTGGAAAATTAAAAAAATTACTAAGCGAATAAAAGCGATGCAAGCAAATCGGGTAAATAATCAACCCGGAGATGAAATGCTAAAAAAGGAAATTGCTTACTATTTTGAGCTGGCATCCATATACAGTAAGTTAAAATGCAATAAAAAATTCCCTTATGCAAATTTAATGTACATGGAATGTTATAGGGCAGCTGCAGGATTGGATGATGCAGAGGCAAATTATCAATTAGGGCAAATGATTCTTGAAGAAGCTAAATTCAGACAAAATTTAGAAAAAGAAGGTGTTTTTAAGAGCGAAGCAAACTTAAAAAAATGCAATCAGCTTTTTGAAGAGGCACATGCTTATTTATCTGCTGCAATCGCTTTAGGCCATGTCGGTGCAAAACGATTAAGAGGCCTAAGCTTTATTAATGGTTGGGGACTTGAAGCGGATAAGAAGGCTGGTTTTGAGTTAATTGTTGCAAGTATTGAGGAAGAGGGTTCATGGGATAGAGTACCCCAAATTTTTGCGTCCATGGGCCTGAATAAACCTGAATTTTTTTCACAAATCATGCAACGCAGGAAGTCATCATAAGCATATAGTCTGGGTATATATTAAGACCATGCCCAGACATTTTTAGTAGTTAAGTACTATGGTTTCAAATGCATTATTATTCTTTTTTTGCTGAATTCTAAGTAAAAGTTCCTATCCAAAAAATTTGACACATCATTACCCCCAGATTAATTAGCGAATATTTGTCAAATATTTGTATATGCCTTATCTTTACCTCTTGAAGTTATTGATAATCATGCTACTTTTGGCGGCCTGGGAGAAGATTCAATGTAAATGGCTTACATGAATAATGAAATGATAATAAAAATAATTTCTACTGAGCATCATGTTGGCTTTGGTTAAGGATAAGAGCGATTATGTGTTCATCCAACTCCATATCATTTTCTTCTCGCTCATAACACTGTGTAAACCGTAGTTTAAATTGGTTTTTAAGGAATGATGTAGATGAACATTTTAGTTACTGGTGGTAGAGCACCTGCTACCATGGATATTATGCGTAGCCTCATGAATCAGGGATATCAGGTTTATAGTGCTGAAAGTTTGCTTTTTCCACTCGCGCGATGTGTTAAAGGAATAAAAAAGCATTTTGTCATCCCTAAGCCCAATCAGGATCTCACTGCGTTTATAAAGGCAATAAAAGAAATAGTAATTCAATATAAAATTGATCTACTTATTCCTACATGTGAAGAAATTTTTTATATCAGCCAGGGCTATGAGGAGCTATCACAACACACTAAGGTTTTTTGCGAACCTTTTGAGCGTTTAAATCAGTTGCATCATAAATATACGTTTAATCAACTTGTGCGCGAATATGGTTTGACGGCACCTCAAAGTTGGTTAGTTAACACAGATAAGGACAAGCAAAATCTTCCTCAGGCCGCAGCGCTTGTATTAAAACCTGTTTTTTCCCGTCTTGGTTCCCATACACTCATTAAACCGTCGCCCAAAGCTCTTGCTAATCTTACAATTAATGAACCGTATATTGCTCAAGATTTTATTCAAGGAAAAGAATACAGTACTTATGCCATTGCCCGTAATGGAGAGGTATTAATTCAATCGTGTTATCACTCTAAATATCGGGTAGGACGTTCTACTGGAATTTATTTTGAGCCGGCAGAAATAAAACCAATTACCGAATTTATCAAAACATTTTGCAAACGTTTCCAATTTAGTGGCCAAATTGGGTTTGATTTTATTTTGATGAACGATAAGGCCTATGTTTTAGAGTGTAATCCAAGAGTAACTAGTGGCTTCCACCTTCTCACCGATAAAATTGATTGGCATAGTATTTTAAGTGGACAGCGTCAATATGATATTCCCAATATGCAACATATGCAGCCGTTCATGCTCGGCCAGGGAATGATGCTTCATAGCCTCAAATATTTGCTTAAAAATCCAGTTCGTTTTATCAAAGATTACCGAAGAGCACATGATGTATTAAAAAACAAGGCATATCGCTGGTTAAGGTTTAAAAGCACACTGATGATCCTGAATGTGTTTTGCCGAGCAATCAGAGTGAGAAAAGGATTTTATCCAGCTTCAACCTATGATATTGATTTCAATGGAGTTGAGAATCCATCAAGATAAAGTTTATCAGCTACTACCTCGGTGAATCGCTGCGTGAGTTTTCTTGCCGTCATCCTGAGTGCAATGAGGGATCTCCATGCTTTTAGTACTGTGTTGCAACCGGAGCTCCCTCATTGCACTTGGGGAGACGGTAATACTAAAAACCCCAATTTCTTTATTGCCTATACTTAAAAGAGTTAATGCTTTAAGGATATAAAAAATGAAAAGAATATTTTTGTTTGGTGTTGGATTTTTAATGGGTATACAAATTTTTGCTCTTAACGCATCTACACCTAAAGCGAATCCAGATGTAAATAAGTCCTTATTACCCTCACCTTTTCCTGTTTATATTCTTGGAAATAATGGAGTTATTAATCATCCTTATCCAGGTGCTGAACAGGCTTTTTTACCCACAGATAATAGTTATACTCTGGATCCAGGCTGTTATATTGCATGTTATTCGCATAACCAAGGTGTTTATCCTGTGGCTGAAAATATTTATGTAATGGGGCAAATCCGGGTTCGAGGAAGATACGTGGATCGGATATGCCAGCCAGAAGGGTATAAAGGAATAGATATAAGTACGATAGGTCATTTTAAACTCCTCTGTTCGGTAAAAATCGATGCTTGTAAAAATAATTCATGTTGGGCTGGAGGCGATACAGGGGGTTGGTTTGGCGTGCAGTAATACAGCTAAAGCATAGAGATCTTCGGTTAAGTTTGGGATGACGGGAGGTTACCAGGTTTTTTGAATGGCAAGGAGTTATAAGTCGATGAAAATAGCAGTGTGCAGTGATGAGCTCTATCCAGTTAATGAGTTCGTTGTGCAAGAGCTTGAACGTTTGGGGCATCAAGTGGTCCTCTTCGGGGCAATCAAAACAGGGCAAAGTGAACCATGGATAAAAACCGCTCATGTTGCTGCTGAGGCGATTCGGAAGGGTGAGTGTGATGAGGGTATTTTCTTTTGCTGGACTGGTACAGGCATTTCGATCGTGGCGAATAAAATTCCGGGTATAAGGGCGGCTCTTTGTACTGATGCTCAGACAGCAAAGGGTGCAAGAATATGGAATAGCGCGAACGTTTTGGCTCTATCCAATCGTTTGTTAACCCAAGATTTGGCCAAAGAAATTTTAGATTCTTGGTTTAATACTAAAACGGATGAAAAAGGGAAAGAGGTTATCAACGAAATTGATGCAATAGAGCGGGGATATCGCTAACTTAGATTCATTAGAAATTACAATTAAGTCGCTGACTCGATTCCTATTTGCTTAGACCATTTTTAATCTAGCATGATTAAGTACTTGTATCATTATGACTTTTTGGGCTAAATTAGAGTTTTGCCTGCTTAAGGTTTATTTATGTTAAAACGTGATATTTCAACAACTAACATTCTAATTGCCTCTGCAGGTGGAATGATTGGTTCCGGATGGTTATTTAGTCCATTCATTAGCGCCCAAATGGCAGGTAGTAATTCATTAATTTCATGGGGTATTGCTACTGTTTTTATGCTGTTTATTGCACTTCCTTTGTGCGAACTTGGAACGATGTTTCCCATTTCTGGAGGAATGTCTAACTATCCAACTTTTACCCATGGGAAGGAAGTCGGATTTTTGTTTGCATGGACATCGTGGTTGTCTTATGTTGTTATGACCCCTATAGAAATTCAGGCAATTCTGCAATATTCAAGTCACTTTTTTCCAGTATTAATTGTCAAAGACTCAACAACGTTTACGCTTTCTGGATATGGTTATGTTGCCGCGATAAGCATCATGCTTTTTGTCGTTGTATTGAATTCCTATGGAATTAAATTGCTGGTTGAATGTAATAAGTATGCAAGTATTATTAAATTTATATTACCAAGCATTGCCATTGTTTCTTTACTTCAAGTTGCACCAAACCTTGGCAACGTGCAAATTGAATTGTCTTCAAAAGAAAGTTGGATAAATATTTTCACTGCACTCTCTGCAGGAGGTATTGCCTTTGCGTTTACTGGATTCCAGAATGGTTTGATATTGGCTGGGGAGGTAAAAAATCCACAGCGAAATATCCCCATTGCGATACTAGGGGCTGTGCTGATTGGATTTATTTTGTACTTTATGTTGCAATTGAGTTTTATCGCAGCGGTTCCTCAGAAATACCTAACTAATGGCTGGCATGCTCTAAGTTATCCAGGTGATAGCGGACCTTTAGTCGGCTTAGCTTTACTCTCAGGACTCAGTGTTGTGGCAACTTTACTATTAATCGATGCTGCTTTTTCCCCCTTTGGAACAACGCTCGTTTATACAGCCGCAACGTCACGCATTTTATATGGGATGGCACTAAATGATCATTTACCCAAAATCTTTTTAAAGGTAAATCGACATAAGATCCCTTACGTGACGCTGTATGCAAATTTATTAGTTGGAATGCTTTCATTTCTACCATTTCCTGGATGGCAAAAGTTGGTGGCTTTTCTTTCTTCAGCTAGTATTTTGTCATATAGCATCGGGCCTATATGTCTTTTAGCAATGCGTAAATTACAGCCACAAACACCAAGACCTTTTAGACTGTCCGGTGCATTAGTTTGTTCACATATTGCATTTTATTTTTGCAATTTAATGCTGTATTGGTGCGGATTTTCGATCATATGGAAACTGGATATTGCTTTACTTATTGGTATTTTGATTTATTGCATTTACCATCGTAAAAACAGCTGGGATAATAGTGCACTTTTATATTGGTTTTTATTTTATATGATGACGATACTTGTTATCTCCTATTTGGGTGTTTTTGGAGGTATAGGTATTTTAAAGTTCCCCTTTGACTTGTTGAGTTTATTACCCTTGAGTATCTTTATTCTTTATTCATCTCAAAAATTGTTGAGTCCTGAGCGTCATGAACATGTTGTCTCTCTCTCAGAAGAATCTACTGTAGTGTTAGAGGAGAAGATTCTTACTTAAAGTCGATGTATTTAAAAGGAGTAGGATTCTGAATGGGAAGTATCTGTAACATTCTTAATCATAGGGGTTGCACTTCGGCTCTGAATGGGTAAAGCTATACTTCATGTCACTTATTAGGGTAAATGTCGTGCGCTATTCTAATTATTTGTGGGTCTTTGCCGCTTTTTTCTTTAACCAAATGGGCTGCTCTCAGACACTTTCGGAAAAAATAGATGGGATTATTGCACAACAATTACCCCATGCAACTGTTGGCATACTTGTTAAAGATGCCCAGAACGGACAAGTCGTTTACAGTCGAAATGCTGATAAGCTATTATCTCCAGCCAGTGGTATGAAGATACTTACAGCTGCAGCAGCGCTTTATCAATTAAAACCAGACTATCGTTTTATAACAACACTGTCTCGGAAAAATCAAGATTACTATATTCAATTTACAGGTTCGCCTTCTTTTACTGTTGGGAATTTGAATTCTTTGTTACAAAATTTGCAAAAAAATAGCGAAAAGGTAATAAACGGCAATGTGGTAATTGATAGCTCACAATATCAATCTCCAAATTATCCGAGTGGAACCTCTTATGATGATTTGGGGTGGTATTATGCTGCTCCAGATACAGCGGCAATATTGAATGAAAATAAAGCGGCGTATGAATTAATTAGTGCGAAAGAATTAGGCAAGCCTGCCGAGGTTAAACCAAAAACTCTACCCAAAGCTTTAACTCTTATTAATGAAGTGGTTACAGTGAGTAAAGAAGAGGAAAAGAACCATTGTAGTCTGAATCTTGAAATTAAACCCCAAAATACAATGCGATTATATGGCTGCATGATCCAAGAAAAAAATCCAAAATTAATAGAACTTGCAATTCCCGACCCTATTTTATTGGTAAAACAAGTAGTCAAAAAAGCTATTGATAAAAGCAGCCTTGTTTTGAAAGGAAAGATCCTTACCGGCACATCCCCATCGGATACTGTTTTTATTGCGAGTTTTCAATCTAAAACCCTTAATAAACTCATAAAACATATGTTACAGCAATCCGATAATCTCTATGCGAACAGTATAACCAAAAAATTAGGTTACACGCTCACAGGAAAGGGAGCCCATAAAGAAGGCGCTTTCGCTATTAAAAAAATATTATCTGAACACACACACCTCGATTTGTCTCAAATGGAGATCGTCGATGGAGAAGGAACTCGCTATAATTTGGTGACAGCGGAACAAATGGTAATCCTGCTTAGTGATCTTTATCAGGATAAAGACATGAACAAAATATTTTTCGAGGCTTTACCTCAAGCAGGTGTTTCAGGCACTCTGAAGGACAGAATGAAGAAGACCATGCTTGAGAAAAAAGTGTATGCCAAAACGGGTTCAATGCATGATATCTCTTCATTATCGGGCTACATGATAAATCCAAATGAAAAAACATTTATTTTTTCTATTATTATCAATGGAGTAAATCAACCCCTAGAAAAAGCCAAGTCACTTGAAGAAAAAATATTATTAGCCTTGGATGAATACAGTTTAGAAGGTAGCCCCACTTAATTGGTTTACGCCCAGCCGCGGCTTGTTGTGACACTAGGGCTTTGTCTAAAAAATTAGACAAAGCGGTATTGATGACTAGTTAAAAATAAATGGTTTATACGCAGGAAACCCCTTGGCACAAGTTCTCTATTGACGTTAATCAAGATGAGCCTATTTCAGTTACAATCTCCATAGGGATATCTTTTTATCCTTATGATGTGTTAGATGACTTGATATCAAAAGCGGATGAATCACTTTATCAGGCAAAAAAATGGGTCCTAATAAAGTCGTGGCAAGTACAAGTGTGCATCAAAATAGAAATCGTTAAAAACTAAGCGTCGAATGGAGGACGTTGTTAGGTTTTTCTTGTTATTAATAAAAAATTCTGGATAATCTGCCAAAACTATTATTCTAAGGTACAAATCTGTGAATACTGAAAAACTATTTTCTTATGGCACATTACGTTATGAATCGGTGCAATTAAGTAATTTTGGTAGAAAATTACAAGGAACCGAAGATAGTCTTCCAGGGTTTGGAATGTCTAAAGTAAAAATAAAAGACTCGAGTGTCATTGCTACAAGTGGTGAAGAGGAGCATCCGATTATTACTTATACTGGAAAATCGGCGGATAGTGTAGAGGGTATGGTTTTTGATGTAAGTGCAGAGGAGTTAAAAAAAGCAGATTCTTACGAAGTGGCAGACTATAAACGAATTCAGGTTAAACTTGCTTCGGGGCTATATGCTTGGGTATATGTTCATGTTGAGAGTATTGAATTAACTTATTCTGACAATTAAAGCAGCAGTTCTTGCTGTTAGCCAGAGCCTGTTTTCTACCTAAGTCTGGACCTTCCTTAGCTGGTGTCCTTTCAAAGTGAGAGAATATTGCAGCTCAATGATCAGCGCTTTAATTAAGTTGTTCCGCAACTTTTGATAAAAACTAAATTCTTCTTGTTGAAAATCACTGACTTTTTGAGGATCGGGATCTTGGGTTTGAATCAGATTATAGAACGCATTCAGAAGTTTATTGTTTTCTTGTTTCAAATTATCAGGTATTGATTTTTATCAATATAGAAAGGATTACTCTCTATCTTCCAAGAGAAGATATTCCTTCTATCGCCCGAGCGATACAAGAAGATATATGAGCACCACTTAAAGTACATTCTGATTCATTCGCACTGAGGAATAGCAGTGGGATTATATTTGTTGTTGATGAAGAAGTTGATCCTACAAAACGAATCATTAAGCGCACAGAGAGGCTTAATGATTCGTTATGTTTTAATGGACTATACGATGCGAGTCTTTAACCCATCGCATCAAAAAGGCTCCAATTATTTGGTATAAAGGCAAAATGGCCAAAGCAATATGGTAACTAAATAATGAAAAATCATGAGAAGGACCGGCATTACTGAACGCATCAAGCAGTTTCCCTATTGCCGGCTCGGTAATTGCATCCAGAAAAGCGTCACTTGCATTGATTAAGGAAGTTACTGTCCCCGCCAGATATAATGGATTTGATTCTTTTCCAATGACAAATACTATGGGGAATGCGCCTAAACTAAAACCAAATAGAAAAAGCAATACACTCAATAGCCAAATTGGCATGGGGTGTGCGTAAATAACCAAGCTAATACATAAAGCAGAAACCAAGGTGCTGTAAAACATAAAAGAACAACGATTTTGTATGCGGTTAATGAATAATGCGAATACAGGGCAAGCAATTGCTAATCCTACAAAAACCAAAGAAATAAGGGAGGGAGCAACCAATTTATCCAAATGATATGCTTTCTGTAAAAAAGGGTTTCCCCATAAGCCACAAAAAATAACAATGGGAGAGAATGCTAAACCACTAAACCCTGTTAATAACCAGTTTTGTTTGTTTTTTACAATAAGTACAATATCCTTCCATAAATGAGGATTTTTAGAGGCATGCTGAGGTTCTGACTCGGATGCTTCAATGGAAGAGGAGGGTTTGTCTTTAACAATAAATAGGAACAAGAACGACAAAATGATTCCCATCCAAGCTACATTAGCTAAACTGGACCTCCAGCCTATCTGACTAACTAACCATGCCAGTGGCATTTGCCCAAAAATTGCGCCAATCATCGCAGCAGTAACAAGAAATGACGTCAATAAGGCATAGTATTTTTTGGGAAACCATACTGCTGATAATTTAAAGTAGGCGATGGAGGCAAAAGAAACACCAACACCAGTTAAAGAACGCCCCAAAATCGCGGTATTTAAATCCTGGGCTTGAGAAAAAATATAAATACCAATCGCACAACAAAAAATGGCTCCTGTTGTAATCCATCGTGTACCATAACGATCGAGAACAACTCCTACAAATAGTGGCACGATAAGATAGGTCCAGAAATACACTCCCGATAAAACACCAAGACCCAGTCCCTGTAAGTGAAACGCATCCATCAATTGTTCAGGCATTACACTTGGAAAATTTTGGAGAATGTATTTATAAAATAAAAATGCAGCACATAAACTAATGATAAAGATAGCGCGATAAGTGATTTTTTTCTGCGATGCCTCTGCATCAAGTGCGTTTCCCATGGTGATTCTCCTCAAGATTGTTAGTCGTATCGCTTGATTATTTAGCCTTCTCCCTAGAGAGGCCGAATAATCAAAACACAACTCTAGGGCGAGGAAAGGAAGACCACGACCACCACCACAACAGAAACGATAGAAGTAATAACACGCACCAACCCAAAAGAGCTGTTTACAGAAAATTGACGTTGTGTGTTATTGTTCATGTATATTACAGAGTGTGAAATAAATTATTTATTATTAGATGGTAACAATTTGTATCAGATCTTGTCAAATGGATTATCAAAATAAATTTGATTATGCGTGGATTTAAAACTATCGATGTAACTCAATTATTATTTAAATGCTTATTTTTAAGTGGATTGTTCTGTTGTAAATCTGTTTGATTTACCTAGGATATTTTTTATAGAAATCCGAGACATAAATGCCTCGGATAATTGATTCAGGTGATAACGAATTGTTATTTTTTATATTTTAACTCGGAATCGAATTCAGGTGCAGGAATATCCGGCATCTGTTTTTTGGCTCTATAAAGCCAATCAAGTCTTAGTTCCGGCTCCATAATCTGGACAGGTTTCACTTCATTGAGTCGTTCATCCAATTCAACTTTATGTGCTGGTGCAAGGCTTGGCACCAAGCATTTTAAACTAGGCATCATCAGCGAATAACTACACTTGGGTTCAAGTTTAGGCGCCGTTTTTGGAGTTGGTCTGGGTGACATTGACAACGGCGTGATTTCCTCCTGAGGTTGACTTAATAAGGCGCGTTGAGCTTTAGCACTGGATAATGCATGAAGTTGCTCAACCTTATTTGCTTTAACCTCTTCAAGGCGGTCAATGAAATTATTTTTCTTGGTGAGAAGAGGTTGTCTACGCTGATCAAGCGAGTCAAGTTGTTGTTGTCTTCGTTCATAATAATCTGCATTGACACAACAAATATCAGATTTCAACCTTTCGTAATTAAGTTTTGCTTGCAACCAATCCTCAGCAGTCAAGCGATCTGGCTGTCTATCTTCAGAAAGGATAACATAGGAATTACCGTGTTTTCGGTAACGGGCTTGCTCATTTGGATCAATGATTAAATAAGCTTGAGTAAAATCATTGACCGGCTCCAATTGGGAGTTGAGAAGAATTTTCTCTTTTCTCAAAAATTGTTGCGCCTGTAAGAATCCACGTTCTTGTAATCTTAGCCCTTCTAATTCACGCTCACGAAGTGTCATTGGGATTTGTAGCTCATTTGAACGTTGTAACTCGTCTAATCGGGCTCTTACTTGTGCAATAAGTTGTTGCACTACTTGTTCTGAACTTTGAGGTGGTTGTACAAATTGTTTTTGGAAAAAGTCGAGTCGATTTTGCAGCATTCGAATTTTTCTGTCAGTAGGTGATTCAATCGCTTGTACTCTACTGGCATCGCTTAAGGTAGACGTTTGGGCTGCATGTTGTGCTTTAAGCGCTGCAAGCTGTGCAGATAAAGAAGCTATTTGTTGGTTTGAATAGCTAATAAATTGCGTGATTGGTTGATTGTTGAATAAGGGGGCTTGCAGGAAGACATTAAGCTCATCCAAGTGGTCAGTCATATGGACATGAGTCTCTTCCATTAACAATGCTTCTTCTTCAAGAGCATTCAATTCTTCTTCAACCTCATCTAGTTTTTCTTTGAGGGATTGCTCTTCTTCCTCTAATGCTTTGATTGCTTTACTGTATGCTTGAATATTAGCGTCAACAATCTGTAAGGCAATGTAGCTAACTTTTTGCGCTTCAGCAGTTTTTGTTTCTTTTAGTTTTTGATCGATTTGTTGTTGGATAATTTCGTTAACGTGTTTTGCAAGTTTTTTATCTTTTGCAATGAAAGTCAAAAGAAGGAAAAGCAAACGTTGTTGTTTGAGCTGCTCTTCTGCATTTCGTTCCCTAATTAATTGAAGTTGTGCCTCTTCTTTTACCAGTTCTTGCACTATCATGTTTATCGTTTCGTTACCACCGGCTGTTTTAAGAAACTCGGCCACTTGTTTGGCATTACGCAGTCCAAATCGAGAAAGAAATTGAGTCGCTAAATAGGGATCTTCTTCTGAAGTATTTGGATGTTGATTTCGTTCAATGTTAGCAAACCATTGCTCTAATTGACTGGAAGTTAAAGCCATTGGGGTGGGTTTAGGGGAGGACGATGAAATAGGCACGGAATAACTCCAATATAAGATATCTGTTCAAATTATAATCTTTTTTGGATTTAAAGTAAAGCAGTTATTTCACTAATAAGCTGAGAAATCAAGATGTTAATCTTGGGTCTGTTGATTCATCCTGAATTGAACCTGTTCGAGATTGTTCGGGGCTATTTTCAAGGCTCTTTTCCATAAGAGAGATGAAAAGCCAATGAGAAACAAACACACAATAATAAATAAATCATAATACAAAAGGGAGCCATATTTTAGCGATGCAGGAGGTATAAAACTAACCGCTAGTGAAATTGTAATGCCTATAAATCCAAAAATGGAGGAGGCAATAATTAACCAATAAAATCGTTTTTTTTCTTGCCACGCTAATCGGATTGCCCCTGCAAACATACACCCGTACATGAATAAATACATTTGAGTTGCTAAAGTAATCATGAACCAGTATGACGCATTAATACTCGGGAATAATAAAAAAAGAGTGCTAATAAAAGATACGCCACATGCTTGAATCAGCAAAAATTTAGCAGAGGATTGATGTGTCGTATTGGTGAGTTCATTGCTCGCAAATAACAGACCTTTGAGGGGAGAGATAAGCCAATTATTGGCACAACCAATACATCCGAGGACAATTAAGATGTTAATAATCAAACTAAGGTTGGCAAATTGAATTTGAGTAAAAAATACTTCAAACAATGCGGGAATACCACTAATAAGATTCAATTGCTGTGGGGAAAGAAGCATCGCTAAAGTCAATGAACCAAAGAGCATTGTGGTAAAAATAATAAGTACTGAGAGTGCAATGGCTTTAGGCAACGCCGCTGGCTTACATTCTTGAGTATGAACTCCAGCAATTTCAATACCGCAAAAAGATAGAATAATAGCAGTTAGAGATGTCCATGAGTCTTGATGGGAAGAGGGCATAAGTTTTAAAGGTTGCGGATGAAAGATCACCCAAAAAGCGCCTATAGCTAAAATTAAAATAAAAGGAAGCAACAGTCCAAATATAGAGCAAAAAACAGTCACTCGATGAGACAAGTAAAAACCTTTAAGATTCACCCAGGTTAAGCACCAGATGAATAGATTAATCAGGAAGAAAAGTAGTATTTTATTCTCAATAAAATATGGGTTGATACAATATAAAAGTGTGCCCGCGATAAAACTGAAAAATGTAGGATAGATAAGGATATTTTGCATCCACTGAAACCAAATAGCGATAAAGCCAGCATTTTTACCTAGACTTTTTTTTACCCATCCATAGATTCCCTCATGCGATTTAGAGGAAAACCATGCTGCAACAATTGCACTGGGTAATAAGAAAAATAATAAAGCCAGCCCAAAATACCAAAAAATATCTGTTCCAACTAATGCGGCAGCAGGTAAATTCCGAATACTATCTACTGAACCGACAGTCATC
This sequence is a window from Legionella cherrii. Protein-coding genes within it:
- a CDS encoding membrane protein codes for the protein MEQDRFSSNSKLYILGMICLVLCLGLFFFSLYILPYLAWGLNYNVPAIILDLLSSLQDDYNYSIGASKVIAWLIFFVPSMITGLISYFVSNYIDNNLYKSELNTKEEQETPPSKQIGKEIRESAGFGLKILGLMILIVLVIFLLQYLIQSTS
- a CDS encoding ATP-grasp domain-containing protein — protein: MNILVTGGRAPATMDIMRSLMNQGYQVYSAESLLFPLARCVKGIKKHFVIPKPNQDLTAFIKAIKEIVIQYKIDLLIPTCEEIFYISQGYEELSQHTKVFCEPFERLNQLHHKYTFNQLVREYGLTAPQSWLVNTDKDKQNLPQAAALVLKPVFSRLGSHTLIKPSPKALANLTINEPYIAQDFIQGKEYSTYAIARNGEVLIQSCYHSKYRVGRSTGIYFEPAEIKPITEFIKTFCKRFQFSGQIGFDFILMNDKAYVLECNPRVTSGFHLLTDKIDWHSILSGQRQYDIPNMQHMQPFMLGQGMMLHSLKYLLKNPVRFIKDYRRAHDVLKNKAYRWLRFKSTLMILNVFCRAIRVRKGFYPASTYDIDFNGVENPSR
- a CDS encoding RpiB/LacA/LacB family sugar-phosphate isomerase; this translates as MKIAVCSDELYPVNEFVVQELERLGHQVVLFGAIKTGQSEPWIKTAHVAAEAIRKGECDEGIFFCWTGTGISIVANKIPGIRAALCTDAQTAKGARIWNSANVLALSNRLLTQDLAKEILDSWFNTKTDEKGKEVINEIDAIERGYR
- a CDS encoding APC family permease, yielding MLKRDISTTNILIASAGGMIGSGWLFSPFISAQMAGSNSLISWGIATVFMLFIALPLCELGTMFPISGGMSNYPTFTHGKEVGFLFAWTSWLSYVVMTPIEIQAILQYSSHFFPVLIVKDSTTFTLSGYGYVAAISIMLFVVVLNSYGIKLLVECNKYASIIKFILPSIAIVSLLQVAPNLGNVQIELSSKESWINIFTALSAGGIAFAFTGFQNGLILAGEVKNPQRNIPIAILGAVLIGFILYFMLQLSFIAAVPQKYLTNGWHALSYPGDSGPLVGLALLSGLSVVATLLLIDAAFSPFGTTLVYTAATSRILYGMALNDHLPKIFLKVNRHKIPYVTLYANLLVGMLSFLPFPGWQKLVAFLSSASILSYSIGPICLLAMRKLQPQTPRPFRLSGALVCSHIAFYFCNLMLYWCGFSIIWKLDIALLIGILIYCIYHRKNSWDNSALLYWFLFYMMTILVISYLGVFGGIGILKFPFDLLSLLPLSIFILYSSQKLLSPERHEHVVSLSEESTVVLEEKILT
- the dacB gene encoding D-alanyl-D-alanine carboxypeptidase/D-alanyl-D-alanine endopeptidase, with protein sequence MRYSNYLWVFAAFFFNQMGCSQTLSEKIDGIIAQQLPHATVGILVKDAQNGQVVYSRNADKLLSPASGMKILTAAAALYQLKPDYRFITTLSRKNQDYYIQFTGSPSFTVGNLNSLLQNLQKNSEKVINGNVVIDSSQYQSPNYPSGTSYDDLGWYYAAPDTAAILNENKAAYELISAKELGKPAEVKPKTLPKALTLINEVVTVSKEEEKNHCSLNLEIKPQNTMRLYGCMIQEKNPKLIELAIPDPILLVKQVVKKAIDKSSLVLKGKILTGTSPSDTVFIASFQSKTLNKLIKHMLQQSDNLYANSITKKLGYTLTGKGAHKEGAFAIKKILSEHTHLDLSQMEIVDGEGTRYNLVTAEQMVILLSDLYQDKDMNKIFFEALPQAGVSGTLKDRMKKTMLEKKVYAKTGSMHDISSLSGYMINPNEKTFIFSIIINGVNQPLEKAKSLEEKILLALDEYSLEGSPT
- a CDS encoding diguanylate cyclase domain-containing protein; translation: MVYTQETPWHKFSIDVNQDEPISVTISIGISFYPYDVLDDLISKADESLYQAKKWVLIKSWQVQVCIKIEIVKN
- a CDS encoding gamma-glutamylcyclotransferase family protein, with translation MNTEKLFSYGTLRYESVQLSNFGRKLQGTEDSLPGFGMSKVKIKDSSVIATSGEEEHPIITYTGKSADSVEGMVFDVSAEELKKADSYEVADYKRIQVKLASGLYAWVYVHVESIELTYSDN
- a CDS encoding MFS transporter; the encoded protein is MGNALDAEASQKKITYRAIFIISLCAAFLFYKYILQNFPSVMPEQLMDAFHLQGLGLGVLSGVYFWTYLIVPLFVGVVLDRYGTRWITTGAIFCCAIGIYIFSQAQDLNTAILGRSLTGVGVSFASIAYFKLSAVWFPKKYYALLTSFLVTAAMIGAIFGQMPLAWLVSQIGWRSSLANVAWMGIILSFLFLFIVKDKPSSSIEASESEPQHASKNPHLWKDIVLIVKNKQNWLLTGFSGLAFSPIVIFCGLWGNPFLQKAYHLDKLVAPSLISLVFVGLAIACPVFALFINRIQNRCSFMFYSTLVSALCISLVIYAHPMPIWLLSVLLFLFGFSLGAFPIVFVIGKESNPLYLAGTVTSLINASDAFLDAITEPAIGKLLDAFSNAGPSHDFSLFSYHIALAILPLYQIIGAFLMRWVKDSHRIVH